The proteins below are encoded in one region of Myxocyprinus asiaticus isolate MX2 ecotype Aquarium Trade chromosome 13, UBuf_Myxa_2, whole genome shotgun sequence:
- the LOC127449917 gene encoding small ubiquitin-related modifier 2 isoform X2: MADEKPKEGVKTENNDHINLKVAGQDGSVVQFKIKRHTPLSKLMKAYCERQGLTMRQIRFRFDGQPINETDTPAQLEMEDEDTIDVFQQQTGGHN; the protein is encoded by the exons ATGGCCGACGAGAAACCCAAG gagGGTGTAAAGACAGAGAACAATGACCACATCAACCTGAAGGTGGCGGGGCAGGACGGCTCGGTGGTCCAGTTTAAAATCAAGAGACACACACCCCTCAGCAAACTCATGAAGGCATATTGTGAGAGACAG GGATTGACGATGAGGCAGATTCGATTCCGGTTTGACGGACAGCCCATTAACGAAACAGACACGCCAGCACAG TTGGAAATGGAGGATGAAGACACAATTGATGTTTTCCAGCAACAGACAGGAGGACACAACTAA
- the LOC127449917 gene encoding small ubiquitin-related modifier 2 isoform X1, whose product MADEKPKEGVKTENNDHINLKVAGQDGSVVQFKIKRHTPLSKLMKAYCERQGLTMRQIRFRFDGQPINETDTPAQKMTTGHDRVLIRRSSLIDLDVWHGALSCWKNQSSELGNIVRAEGSKFSSRISLYVA is encoded by the exons ATGGCCGACGAGAAACCCAAG gagGGTGTAAAGACAGAGAACAATGACCACATCAACCTGAAGGTGGCGGGGCAGGACGGCTCGGTGGTCCAGTTTAAAATCAAGAGACACACACCCCTCAGCAAACTCATGAAGGCATATTGTGAGAGACAG GGATTGACGATGAGGCAGATTCGATTCCGGTTTGACGGACAGCCCATTAACGAAACAGACACGCCAGCACAG aaaatgacaactggtcatgacagggtcttgatccggcgATCCTCCTTGATTGATCTGgatgtgtggcatggagcattgtcctgctggaaaaaccaatcctcagagttggggaacattgtcagagcagaaggaagcaagttttcttccaggatatccttgtatgtggcttga